The Schistocerca nitens isolate TAMUIC-IGC-003100 chromosome 6, iqSchNite1.1, whole genome shotgun sequence DNA segment tgctgcaatgttctgtggagtcacaattcgttgtgcctgacctggacgcggagcatcttccactgaactcacaccatttgcgaacttcctactcaattggtagacttgctgctgtgaaccttcattcgtctatgaatttcaataggtttcacaccttcactacgcaaaaaccgaataacagagcgctattcttccctggtgcaagtcgctagTGGGGgggcatctttatactgatactgcgacggtgtgtgtgcgtctgcactatgctgccaccgacaagccattctgcacgctgtttgtagcacgcttaccaacttacaggataaaggcgcgaaatttcgatttgttattgcaaatttaagattttcatttgactcaccatagTACATAGACTACGTGACTGTTTCGGTTTGATGTTAGTCACATGCGCAATGCGCAAAGTACACTGCATAGACATTCCTACTCAGTGTCTGCAAGGGGTAAACTATGTGTTCCGTTGTGCATACATGATATTTTGTAAGAGATATCAtagtaattaataaaattataaacagccgaccagctgCAATGGATttagaattctttacctaggtttcgacaaatgtaaatttgtcttcttcagaaggtggcctaagggcaatgaacatcatagcttacattggAAAAGTATGAAACtcaagtcaagaatagattttaacacaaatcagagagctcttgcattacagaaatatgagaacgacgactggtacttacaattttacattagtaacgactaatgtaccatcgccgtttttacaagtgtcggcatagatccatttgtcaaaattaaaatttagccctagaattagggtttgtcacgtaaatatatattagtacatggatcttgcagagctcacaaccgactgagtgtaatcggccagcatAGTTACTCTGCGACCAGGGCAGGTcgcgctcatggcgcgaaccatggcgtacaaaagcaacgtgtaaattatcagtattaataacgtccttagataaagtaacaataaaaagaaggaaggcgtttaacactcccattataacagtatgggagcctacaattaatgtagttacacatcaaaaaggcaggtggcgcttacgccgagagagttacgcacagtggcaaatacagccaaaatatagaaattacattactatattagtgaagcccaaaaacggtatatatgtcagaactttaaaattgagaatactggctcttaagacagaattacgaaccctggtacacaatccagttaatacacattcgcagggaatcaacgttttagagccagacaaaatcacataagggccgatgtagtggcagccatacatcgtgagaaaaccacattacataaagggtagtgagtttaaagcattgaaggtgcatcatagcttcctgagaaaatagaccactaaggttaccagcattaatgttataccataaacagtacaggtttaaagccttcgaaaaattgtctagaagcaaggttcaactggtcgttcagtatattaccatccttgagctctagatgtttaaaaatttgtaactcttcccacagatctaatctacgccctttgacttctctgggtaggataacagtgtcttctaactgttACCATAGTAATTCTTCAGTGAACTGTATAACGCAGTTACTGATTGTAACATCAAACTTTTAAGCAGCAGTATTAATAAAACTTGTTCTTCCCCCATTAGCGCCAACTACATGTGCGGCGCCTCCATCATCAGCAACAACTGGGCCCTCTCCGCAGCCCACTGTGTGGATGGATTCGCCATAGGCCAAATGCATCTTCGTTCTGGCACCTCCAACAGAGGTAGCGGTGGTACCGTCCACAGTGTAGCAAACGGCTACATCCACGGGGACTACGGGGACTACGATTACGACGTCTGCGTGGTGCAAGTCTCGAACGCCTTCAGCTTCGGCACCAACGTGCAAGCCGTCAGCCTGGCCTCCTCAGAGCCCTCTGCTGGGACCTCTGTCACAGTCACCGGCTGGGGCCTGACGTCCGAGGACGGCAGCGCAGCCGACGTTCTGCAGGCGGTCACCGTCCAGATCGTCGACCGCAACTCGTGCAACGGCGCTTACGGCGGCATCACCAGCCGCATGATCTGCGCAGGAGTGAACGGAGGCGGCAAGGACTCGTGCGGAGGAGACAGCGGCGGTCCTCTGGTGTCCGGCTCCACCCAGGTGGGCATCGTCTCCTTCGGTCACGGCTGCGCCGAGGCCGACTACCCCGGCGTCTACGCCAACGTCGCCAACCTGCGATCCTGGATCCAGCAAGCTTCTGGAGTCTAAGACACTGAGCGCTCACATTCCTTCACTCCATTCTCTTGTTTACTGTATGAATTTGCATACTTATTTTACGGAAACTCCTTCGAGATATGTAATTTGTTCtaatcaataaaaaataagtaGTTGATTCGATGACTTTTACTTCGAAACGGTTAACTTAAGCTGCTCCCAATGAGTGCCCATAAGTCTACTGTTGTATGTCTACTACCTACTTTCctccccgtccgcagctcgtggtctagtggctagggtcGCTGACTCTGgctcactgggtcccgggttcgattcccggcctggttggggattttctctggccgggggctgggtgtttgcgttgtcctcatgatttcatcatcatcgttcgtgacattgagcgccccacaagccaaacatcatcatcaactttCCTCCCTTACTGCTGGTAAAACTGTCTTACAGCTCCTAATACTTACTTCGGATTATTAtataattcaaaataaaaatataaatttcgtTCAAACGCACAACTTCGGCatctgtaaaattttcaaaattttgtatcagTTTCTGATAGTAGAATTGTTGTACTACACAGGGTATGTAATTAATGGTGCTAACTACAAAAGTTTTATCATTTAACTACAGGAAGCTACAAGGAGacccggacgcggtggccgagcgcttgtagacgcttcagtctggaaccgagcaaccgctacggtcgcaggttcgaatcctgcctcgggcttggatgtgtgtgatgtccttaggttaaataggtttaagtagttctaggggactgatgacctcagattttaagtcccatagtgctcagagtcatttgaacctacaAGGAGACAGACAATTttgtactgccggccggagtggccgagcggttctaggcgcttcagtctggaaccgcgcgaccgctacggtcgcaggttcgaatcctgcctc contains these protein-coding regions:
- the LOC126262845 gene encoding trypsin alpha-3-like, whose product is MFRTGLVVLLAVALCGAATSPLVKPIQGSKPWRPRLDGRIIGGSSVSISQYPWQLYFTIANYMCGASIISNNWALSAAHCVDGFAIGQMHLRSGTSNRGSGGTVHSVANGYIHGDYGDYDYDVCVVQVSNAFSFGTNVQAVSLASSEPSAGTSVTVTGWGLTSEDGSAADVLQAVTVQIVDRNSCNGAYGGITSRMICAGVNGGGKDSCGGDSGGPLVSGSTQVGIVSFGHGCAEADYPGVYANVANLRSWIQQASGV